One window from the genome of Saimiri boliviensis isolate mSaiBol1 chromosome 2, mSaiBol1.pri, whole genome shotgun sequence encodes:
- the LOC141583455 gene encoding heterogeneous nuclear ribonucleoprotein A1-like, translating into MSKSESPKEPEQLRKLFIGGLSFETTDESLRSHFEQWGTLTDCVVMRDPNTKRSRGFGFVTYATVEEVDAAMNARPHKGDGRVVEPKRAVSREDSQRPGAHLTVKKIFVGGIKEDTEEHHLRDYFEQYGKIEVIEIMTDRGSGKKRGFAFVTFDDHDSVDKIVIQKYHTVNGHNCEVRKALSKQEMASASSSQRGRSVKRILFLHCLRSLVWLDMKFLVEISFPFSFSPFLSLPSPPFLSPRLECNGAVSAHHSLCLLDSSDSPISAS; encoded by the coding sequence ATGTCTAAGTCAGAGTCTCCTAAAGAGCCGGAGCAGCTGAGGAAGCTCTTTATTGGAGGGTTGAGCTTTGAAACAACCGATGAGAGCCTGAGGAGCCATTTTGAGCAATGGGGAACACTCACAGACTGTGTGGTAATGAGAGATCCAAACACCAAGCGCTCCAGGGGCTTTGGGTTCGTCACATATGCAACTGTGGAGGAGGTGGACGCAGCCATGAATGCAAGGCCACACAAGGGGGATGGAAGAgttgtggaaccaaagagagctgtctcaagagaagattctcaaagaccaggtgcccacttaactgtgaaaaaaatattcgttggtggcattaaagaagacactgaagaacatcacctaagagattattttgaacagtatggaaaaattgaagtgattgaaatcatgactgacagaggcagtggcaagaaaaggggctttgccttTGTAACCTTTGATGACCATGACTCCGTGGATAAGattgtcattcagaaataccatacTGTGAATGGACACAactgtgaagttaggaaagcTCTGTCAAAGCAAGAGATGGCTAGTGCTTCATCCAGCCAAAGAGGTCGAAGTGtcaaaaggattttatttctccattgcttacgaagcttagtttggctggatatgaaattcttggttgaaatttcttttcctttttccttttccccattcctttccctcccctcccctcctttcttgtcacccaggctagagtgcaatggtgcagtctcggctcaccacagcctctgcctcctggattcaagtgattctcctatctcagcctcctga